One stretch of Anolis carolinensis isolate JA03-04 chromosome 3, rAnoCar3.1.pri, whole genome shotgun sequence DNA includes these proteins:
- the LOC134297983 gene encoding uncharacterized protein LOC134297983, with product MTTGVGRGVFQGATRGNLMQPFPMPPRQHQRAAEWMPRREDLKLEYGGESDELNFFLISIRGYMEDNAHTFPSEASRVRAIGNTLKRGAASWYVQLHARHDPCLRSVPRFLAALENRFRDRLEQLRARDQLKGIKQRDKTVPEYAEEFLHLAERVPEWSEVTKVELFKEGLRPEIFSWAAHRDDPETLQGWIQLAGRVESTLAQVKRFRSSSGQQRPVARGRGETRKQERPGGRPGIPSRGDDNKPKPGCFVCGKTGHRAAECWARKGEPPKPPKPKPATGRRAEEEVQAPESSEKLNYDERRTEEEDEENEGAMSWSQIPGLNFQALNLTS from the exons atgaccaccggagtggggcgcggcgtgttccaaggagccacccgaggaaacctgatgcaacccttccccatgcctcccagacagcatcaacgggccgcagaatggatgccaagaagggaagatctcaaactggaatacggaggggaatcagatgaactgaacttttttctaattagcatcagaggatacatggaagacaatgcacacacattcccctccgaagcaagcagggttcgagccatcggcaacacactaaagcgaggagcagccagctggtacgtgcaactccatgccagacacgacccatgcctgaggtcagtgccccgcttcctcgccgcactggaaaaccggttcagagaccggctagagcaattgagggctcgagaccagctgaaaggaataaagcagagggacaaaacagtgcccgagtacgcagaggaattcctccacctcgcggaaagggtaccagagtggtctgaagtgaccaaagtggagttatttaaagagggactacgccccgagattttcagctgggcagcgcacagagatgaccccgaaacgctccagggatggattcaactagcggggcgcgtcgaatccaccctggcccaagtaaagcgcttcaggagcagcagcggccagcaaagaccggtggcgagaggtcgaggagaaacgaggaagcaggaaagacccggagggaggccggggattccctccagaggagacgacaacaaacctaaaccgggatgctttgtatgtgggaagacgggccatcgagcagcagaatgctgggcccggaagggggagccgccaaaacccccaaagcccaagccagcaaccgggaggcgcgcggaagaggaggtgcaggccccagaatcttcagaaaaattg aactatgatgaaagaagaaccgaagaggaggacgaagaaaacgagggcgccatgtcatggagccagatcccagggctgaatttccaagccctgaatctgacttcataa